A stretch of Garra rufa chromosome 11, GarRuf1.0, whole genome shotgun sequence DNA encodes these proteins:
- the mterf2 gene encoding transcription termination factor 2, mitochondrial isoform X2 codes for MQCKQLPNSPAHRSVNCANMLRLVTTSLCLHCQRAQVTPLLLTRPRSVIVQEENQLAVNALYDLSVDITKVRKLKGWVLRQSPIYVSETAALLRDMGASGPVIARVLELHPEAILCNPDQMEAQKNLWMSVCTSQKDLVGIIEKFPASFFTSSTDHDNQKANIAYFQTLHLNKRIISKLMASAPQSFSRPVKQNEEMIQTLQKTYLDLGGKEDNMKIWLQKLLTQNPYVLLKLPEALNDNLAFLRNVGFMGDELLRLLSKLKGFVTELNPESMRLTLSYSQETLGCTEADLRQIVLQCPALLYYSVPILGDRFKGLLSAGCKIH; via the coding sequence ATGCAATGCAAACAATTACCCAACAGCCCCGCCCACAGATCTGTCAATTGTGCAAACATGTTGAGATTAGTCACGACATCACTGTGTCTTCACTGCCAGCGGGCTCAAGTAACACCTTTGCTTCTCACGAGGCCCCGCTCCGTGATCGTTCAAGAAGAGAACCAGCTTGCCGTAAACGCCCTGTACGACTTGTCCGTAGACATCACTAAAGTTCGGAAGCTGAAGGGTTGGGTGTTACGCCAGAGTCCCATTTACGTGAGCGAGACCGCCGCCCTGCTGAGGGACATGGGGGCTAGTGGGCCTGTTATCGCTCGTGTTTTGGAACTCCACCCTGAGGCCATCCTCTGCAATCCTGATCAAATGGAGGCACAGAAAAACCTGTGGATGTCAGTATGCACCAGCCAGAAGGATCTAGTAGGAATCATTGAAAAATTCCCTGCTTCGTTTTTCACCTCATCCACCGATCACGACAACCAGAAAGCTAACATTGCATACTTCCAGACGTTACATCTCAACAAGCGCATCATTAGCAAGCTCATGGCCAGCGCCCCTCAGAGCTTCAGCCGACCCGTGAAGCAAAACGAGGAGATGATCCAGACCTTGCAGAAGACCTATTTGGACTTGGGCGGGAAGGAGGACAATATGAAGATCTGGTTGCAAAAGCTGCTTACACAGAATCCCTACGTGCTTCTAAAGCTTCCAGAGGCCTTGAACGATAACTTGGCGTTCCTACGCAACGTGGGCTTTATGGGCGATGAGCTCTTGCGGCTGCTTTCCAAACTGAAGGGATTTGTGACTGAGCTGAACCCTGAAAGTATGAGACTCACCCTCAGCTACTCCCAAGAGACTTTGGGATGTACAGAAGCAGACCTCAGGCAGATTGTACTTCAGTGTCCAGCCTTGTTATACTATTCTGTGCCTATACTAGGTGATCGCTTTAAAGGCCTCCTCAGTGCTGGA
- the LOC141346132 gene encoding carbohydrate sulfotransferase 1, with amino-acid sequence MECSWKTLLLLVCTSLGVQYTAIRSLHDSFSGPCQDSAHCQGRQGKEQRWKSLCDDSHGIPDETATRKHILLFAQTRSGSSFTGQLFNQHPGIFYLFEPLFHVQQAFTNSSSRLQRALDGRALLGAYRDLLLNLYNCDFSFLESYIRPEPQDHMTGAFFRRSSSHALCTPPVCQEGGEEILAGQPDEVWCPKKCQALNLTLASQACQARSHVAIKTVRIPEIGDLRTLSEDPRLDLRIVHLVRDPRAILASRMAAFAGKFRAWKIWNATGRQPRYVDLTQITRTCRDIEYSVETSLQKPTWLRGRYLLVRYEDLALNPEEKAKEIYRFLGLDLDQRVLAWIAHNTNGTLASSSDWNYKYSTTRDSKATAQSWRIHLNFDIVKTVQSLCNRTLALLGYKLVRSVDELRNITKSLMEPRT; translated from the exons ATGGAGTGCTCGTGGAAGACTCTGCTGCTGCTCGTCTGCACGTCTTTGGGAGTGCAGTACACTGCCATCCGCTCCCTCCACGACTCCTTCAGTGGCCCATGCCAAGACTCCGCCCACTGCCAAGGACGCCAGGGTAAAG AGCAGAGATGGAAATCTCTTTGCGATGACAGCCACGGCATCCCTGATGAGACCGCCACGCGAAAGCACATCCTTCTGTTTGCACAAACCCGCAGTGGCTCCTCATTTACCGGACAACTTTTCAATCAACATCCTGGCATATTTTATCTTTTTGAGCCTCTTTTCCATGTGCAACAGGCCTTTACCAATTCTAGCAGCCGTTTACAAAGGGCTTTGGATGGCAGAGCTCTTCTGGGAGCCTACCGAGACCTCCTTCTCAATCTTTACAACTGTGACTTCAGCTTTCTGGAGAGCTACATTCGCCCTGAGCCACAGGATCACATGACTGGGGCGTTTTTCCGCCGCAGCTCCAGTCACGCCCTGTGCACGCCGCCTGTCTGCCAGGAAGGTGGTGAGGAGATTCTAGCAGGCCAACCGGATGAAGTCTGGTGCCCGAAAAAGTGCCAGGCCTTGAACCTCACGCTAGCCTCTCAGGCTTGCCAAGCACGAAGTCACGTAGCCATAAAAACAGTCCGAATCCCAGAGATAGGCGACTTACGTACGCTTTCAGAAGACCCTCGTTTAGATTTGCGAATCGTCCATTTGGTAAGAGACCCCCGAGCCATTCTCGCCTCCCGCATGGCGGCTTTTGCTGGTAAATTCAGGGCTTGGAAGATCTGGAATGCCACCGGCCGCCAACCACGCTACGTGGACCTTACACAGATAACGAGAACGTGTAGAGATATCGAATATTCTGTGGAAACCAGCCTGCAGAAGCCCACATGGCTGAGGGGGAGGTATCTTTTGGTACGCTATGAAGACTTGGCCTTGAATCCTGAGGAAAAGGCCAAGGAGATATACAGATTTCTGGGCCTGGACCTGGATCAAAGAGTCCTCGCGTGGATTGCTCATAACACCAATGGCACTCTCGCATCTTCTTCAGATTGGAACTATAAGTACTCCACTACAAGAGACTCGAAAGCCACAGCTCAGAGCTGGAGAATACATCTGAATTTTGATATTGTTAAGACAGTTCAATCTCTTTGCAACAGAACTCTTGCTCTACTAGGTTATAAGCTTGTCCGGTCTGTAGATGAACTGAGGAATATAACAAAAAGTTTAATGGAGCCCAGGACGTAG
- the mterf2 gene encoding transcription termination factor 2, mitochondrial isoform X1 translates to MQCKQLPNSPAHRSVNCANMLRLVTTSLCLHCQRAQVTPLLLTRPRSVIVQEENQLAVNALYDLSVDITKVRKLKGWVLRQSPIYVSETAALLRDMGASGPVIARVLELHPEAILCNPDQMEAQKNLWMSVCTSQKDLVGIIEKFPASFFTSSTDHDNQKANIAYFQTLHLNKRIISKLMASAPQSFSRPVKQNEEMIQTLQKTYLDLGGKEDNMKIWLQKLLTQNPYVLLKLPEALNDNLAFLRNVGFMGDELLRLLSKLKGFVTELNPESMRLTLSYSQETLGCTEADLRQIVLQCPALLYYSVPILGDRFKGLLSAGVSMEQIVETPTVLELTTQIVQYRIQKLRSFGYDVRSGSLEVLNGTKKDFEMSYGKLRLRQERPLFNPVAPLRTED, encoded by the coding sequence ATGCAATGCAAACAATTACCCAACAGCCCCGCCCACAGATCTGTCAATTGTGCAAACATGTTGAGATTAGTCACGACATCACTGTGTCTTCACTGCCAGCGGGCTCAAGTAACACCTTTGCTTCTCACGAGGCCCCGCTCCGTGATCGTTCAAGAAGAGAACCAGCTTGCCGTAAACGCCCTGTACGACTTGTCCGTAGACATCACTAAAGTTCGGAAGCTGAAGGGTTGGGTGTTACGCCAGAGTCCCATTTACGTGAGCGAGACCGCCGCCCTGCTGAGGGACATGGGGGCTAGTGGGCCTGTTATCGCTCGTGTTTTGGAACTCCACCCTGAGGCCATCCTCTGCAATCCTGATCAAATGGAGGCACAGAAAAACCTGTGGATGTCAGTATGCACCAGCCAGAAGGATCTAGTAGGAATCATTGAAAAATTCCCTGCTTCGTTTTTCACCTCATCCACCGATCACGACAACCAGAAAGCTAACATTGCATACTTCCAGACGTTACATCTCAACAAGCGCATCATTAGCAAGCTCATGGCCAGCGCCCCTCAGAGCTTCAGCCGACCCGTGAAGCAAAACGAGGAGATGATCCAGACCTTGCAGAAGACCTATTTGGACTTGGGCGGGAAGGAGGACAATATGAAGATCTGGTTGCAAAAGCTGCTTACACAGAATCCCTACGTGCTTCTAAAGCTTCCAGAGGCCTTGAACGATAACTTGGCGTTCCTACGCAACGTGGGCTTTATGGGCGATGAGCTCTTGCGGCTGCTTTCCAAACTGAAGGGATTTGTGACTGAGCTGAACCCTGAAAGTATGAGACTCACCCTCAGCTACTCCCAAGAGACTTTGGGATGTACAGAAGCAGACCTCAGGCAGATTGTACTTCAGTGTCCAGCCTTGTTATACTATTCTGTGCCTATACTAGGTGATCGCTTTAAAGGCCTCCTCAGTGCTGGAGTAAGTATGGAGCAGATCGTGGAGACTCCCACAGTTTTAGAACTGACAACGCAGATTGTTCAATATCGCATTCAGAAACTGCGCTCTTTTGGTTATGATGTACGTTCAGGTAGCCTGGAAGTCCTCAACGGCACCAAGAAGGACTTTGAGATGAGCTACGGGAAGTTGCGTCTTAGGCAGGAGAGACCGCTTTTTAATCCAGTAGCTCCACTTCGAACAGAAGATTAA